One Rhodoferax ferrireducens T118 DNA segment encodes these proteins:
- a CDS encoding phosphomannomutase/phosphoglucomutase — MQLSASIFKAYDIRGIVPVTVDEAVVEALGRAFGTVARREGETAVAVGRDGRLSGATLSAALMRGLVAAGLEVIDIGTVTTPMVYFAANTLCTSGIQVTGSHNPKDHNGFKMVLAGRAIYGEEIQALRRMMEDESWELLGGGKVRSVDVLAAYQARIVGDIKLARPMKIVVDSGNGIAGATAPAILRAIGCEVTELFSEVDGNFPNHHPDPSKPENLRDLMAALKTSDAEIGLAFDGDGDRLGIVTKEGNNIFPDRQLMLFARDVLQRVPGGTILFDVKCTQRLAPAIEAAGGVPLMYKTGHSLIKAKMKEINSPLGGEMSGHIFFKERWYGFDDGTYAACRLLEILSRSPDANAVLDALPTSFSTPELNVKCAEGEQHTLVAQLLAAASAAMSAGAGSGPLTDAIRAGAKVSTIDGLRVDWPDGFGLIRASNTTPVLVLRFEGQTPEALHRIEATMLELLREVKPGAVLDQAAH, encoded by the coding sequence ATGCAGTTATCAGCTTCTATTTTTAAAGCCTACGACATACGGGGCATCGTGCCTGTCACCGTTGACGAGGCGGTAGTCGAAGCGCTGGGCCGGGCCTTTGGCACGGTGGCACGCCGTGAGGGCGAAACCGCGGTGGCGGTGGGCCGCGACGGGCGCCTCAGTGGCGCCACGCTGAGCGCAGCGCTGATGCGCGGTCTGGTGGCGGCCGGGCTGGAGGTGATCGATATCGGTACGGTGACCACGCCGATGGTGTACTTTGCGGCCAACACCTTGTGCACCAGCGGCATTCAGGTGACCGGCAGCCACAACCCCAAGGACCACAACGGCTTCAAAATGGTGCTGGCCGGACGCGCCATTTATGGCGAAGAAATTCAGGCACTGCGCCGCATGATGGAAGATGAGTCCTGGGAGTTGCTTGGCGGGGGCAAAGTGCGCAGCGTCGATGTGCTGGCGGCCTACCAGGCGCGCATCGTGGGCGACATCAAGTTGGCGCGCCCGATGAAGATCGTGGTCGATTCAGGCAACGGCATTGCCGGGGCCACGGCGCCGGCCATCTTGCGGGCGATTGGCTGCGAGGTGACGGAGCTGTTCAGCGAGGTCGATGGCAACTTCCCGAACCACCATCCCGACCCGAGCAAGCCGGAGAACCTGCGCGACCTGATGGCCGCGCTGAAAACCAGCGATGCCGAAATCGGCCTGGCCTTTGATGGCGACGGCGACCGCCTGGGCATCGTCACCAAAGAGGGCAACAACATATTTCCGGATCGGCAACTGATGCTGTTTGCGCGGGATGTGCTTCAACGCGTACCGGGTGGCACGATTTTGTTTGACGTCAAGTGCACGCAGCGGCTGGCGCCGGCGATCGAGGCGGCGGGCGGCGTGCCGCTGATGTACAAGACCGGGCACTCGCTGATCAAGGCCAAGATGAAAGAAATCAACTCACCGCTCGGAGGCGAGATGAGCGGCCACATTTTCTTCAAGGAGCGCTGGTACGGCTTTGACGACGGCACCTATGCCGCCTGCCGCCTGCTCGAAATCTTGAGCCGCTCGCCCGACGCCAATGCCGTTCTTGACGCCTTGCCGACCAGCTTTTCCACCCCGGAGTTGAACGTCAAGTGTGCCGAGGGCGAACAGCACACGCTGGTCGCGCAACTGCTGGCCGCAGCAAGCGCGGCCATGAGCGCCGGTGCGGGCAGCGGCCCTTTGACGGACGCGATCAGGGCCGGTGCGAAGGTCTCCACCATCGATGGTCTGCGCGTGGACTGGCCCGATGGCTTTGGCCTGATCCGCGCTTCCAACACCACGCCGGTGCTGGTGCTGCGTTTTGAGGGCCAAACGCCCGAGGCGCTGCACCGCATTGAAGCCACCATGCTGGAACTGCTGCGCGAGGTCAAACCCGGCGCGGTGCTGGACCAGGCAGCGCATTGA
- a CDS encoding DNA-3-methyladenine glycosylase 2 family protein — translation MTPHHAQPDDDACYLALRAKDARFDGCFYTGVTSTGIYCRPVCRVRTPKRENCRFFVHAAQAEQAGFRPCLRCRPELAPRTSALGHVFETKPWSIQDASSILATQAARLLDTPEAWTESTPSVQRLAQRLGVSDRHLRRIFEAQFGVSPLQYLQTQRLLSAKQLLTDTALAVTQVAHLSGFTSVRRFNAVFAAHYALSPTQLRRNGAKHGHDAPGQSLQVRLAYRPPYDVDAMLQFFGKRQVTGIECVTLEPGNQSIGKTVAVQCGQTLYTGWLVARFEAAGNRVDLRLSDSLREVLPWVMARVRAMLDLDADPRAISSLLRTSFPRGDGLRVPGTLDGFELAVRAVLGQQITVAAARTLAARLVQRFGEPIETPIAGLNRLFPSAAALAAASGDALGQLGIVRQRQAAIQAIASAVAAQRLPLHAGADVPSTLAALKALPGIGDWTAQYIAMRALRWPDAFPAGDVALHKALGVQDAKNPAKEAQAASLAWQPWRSYAVIRAWAAPPVAADATK, via the coding sequence ATGACACCCCATCACGCACAGCCCGACGACGACGCCTGCTACCTCGCGCTCAGGGCGAAGGACGCACGTTTTGACGGCTGCTTTTACACCGGCGTTACATCTACCGGCATTTATTGCCGTCCGGTGTGCCGGGTACGCACCCCCAAGCGTGAAAACTGCCGGTTTTTTGTTCACGCGGCGCAGGCGGAACAGGCCGGTTTTCGGCCCTGCCTGCGCTGCCGCCCGGAACTCGCACCGCGCACCTCTGCCCTCGGCCACGTGTTTGAAACCAAGCCGTGGTCCATCCAGGACGCCTCCAGCATCTTGGCCACTCAGGCGGCCCGCCTGCTGGACACACCGGAAGCCTGGACCGAGAGCACACCGAGCGTGCAGCGGCTGGCCCAGCGCCTGGGCGTGAGCGACCGCCACCTACGCCGCATTTTTGAAGCGCAGTTCGGCGTGTCGCCCCTGCAGTACCTGCAAACACAGCGCTTGCTGAGCGCCAAACAGTTGCTGACCGACACCGCACTGGCCGTCACGCAGGTCGCGCACTTGAGTGGCTTCACCAGTGTGCGGCGCTTCAATGCCGTGTTTGCCGCGCACTACGCCCTCAGCCCGACGCAGTTGCGCCGCAACGGCGCAAAACACGGGCACGATGCACCCGGCCAGAGCCTTCAGGTCCGGCTGGCCTACCGCCCGCCCTATGACGTGGACGCCATGCTGCAGTTCTTTGGCAAACGCCAGGTCACGGGGATTGAATGCGTCACGCTGGAGCCCGGCAACCAGAGCATCGGCAAAACCGTGGCCGTGCAATGCGGCCAGACGCTCTACACCGGCTGGCTGGTGGCCCGCTTTGAGGCTGCTGGCAACCGTGTGGATCTGCGCTTGAGTGATTCGCTGCGCGAGGTGCTGCCGTGGGTAATGGCGCGCGTGCGGGCCATGCTCGATCTGGATGCGGATCCCCGCGCCATCAGCAGCCTGTTGCGCACCAGCTTCCCACGGGGCGACGGTTTGCGCGTGCCCGGCACCCTGGACGGCTTTGAGCTGGCCGTGCGCGCCGTCCTGGGCCAACAGATCACCGTGGCTGCGGCGCGCACCCTGGCGGCAAGACTGGTACAACGGTTTGGTGAACCGATCGAAACCCCGATCGCCGGGCTGAACCGGCTTTTTCCAAGCGCCGCGGCACTGGCCGCCGCCAGCGGCGACGCACTGGGCCAACTGGGCATCGTCCGGCAGCGGCAAGCGGCCATTCAGGCCATCGCCAGCGCCGTGGCGGCGCAGCGCCTGCCACTGCACGCCGGGGCGGACGTGCCCTCCACCCTGGCCGCCCTGAAGGCTTTGCCCGGCATTGGCGACTGGACCGCCCAGTACATCGCCATGCGCGCACTGCGCTGGCCGGACGCCTTTCCGGCCGGCGACGTCGCCCTGCACAAGGCACTGGGCGTGCAAGACGCCAAAAACCCGGCCAAAGAAGCGCAGGCCGCGTCACTGGCCTGGCAACCGTGGCGCAGCTACGCCGTGATCCGAGCCTGGGCCGCCCCACCGGTTGCCGCAGATGCTACAAAATAG
- a CDS encoding methylated-DNA--[protein]-cysteine S-methyltransferase: MKFAPSTVQASYDSPLGRIILAAAHDRLTGVWFDGQSHQPDTARWPVDRDLPVLQQAKTQLSAYFAGRRQAFELALDLSAGTDFQQSVWRALLQIPFGATLSYGALSASIGKPAAVRAVAGAVARNPLSIIVPCHRVLGAGASLTGYAGGLPRKTALLQLEGASFKPEPNQPQEATP, encoded by the coding sequence ATGAAGTTTGCACCATCCACCGTTCAAGCCAGCTATGACAGCCCGCTTGGACGCATCATTCTGGCCGCCGCCCACGATAGATTGACAGGCGTGTGGTTTGACGGCCAAAGCCATCAGCCGGACACCGCGCGCTGGCCTGTGGACCGCGATCTGCCGGTGCTGCAACAGGCCAAAACCCAGTTGAGCGCGTACTTTGCCGGTCGGCGTCAGGCCTTTGAGCTGGCGCTGGATTTATCGGCTGGCACTGATTTTCAGCAATCCGTCTGGCGCGCCCTGCTGCAAATTCCGTTCGGAGCCACCCTGAGCTACGGTGCCCTGAGTGCCAGCATCGGCAAGCCCGCAGCCGTGCGTGCCGTGGCCGGCGCGGTGGCCCGCAATCCATTGAGTATCATCGTCCCCTGCCACCGCGTACTCGGGGCAGGCGCGTCGCTCACCGGTTACGCCGGTGGCTTGCCGCGCAAGACGGCGTTGCTGCAACTCGAAGGCGCAAGCTTCAAACCCGAACCAAACCAGCCCCAAGAAGCCACACCTTGA
- a CDS encoding DMT family transporter, which yields MTSLPPTKPWRTEFVLLAAIWGSSFLFMRLGAQEFGAIPTAGLRVSIAALFLGPLLLWRGLWPQLARHWKKIFVVGVLNSAIPFACFSFALLSISTGLSAILNATVPLFGAMIAWLWLKDRPHGLRILGLLIGFAGVALLAWDKASFKPGASGLATGWAVLACLTACLCYGISASYTKRYLSGLPSLVTATGSQFGATLGLALPTLWLWPTRAPGTTAWLALLAVGVLCTGVAYILYFRLIENLGPARSLTVTFAIPVFAVIYGVIFLGEVVSLWMLLCAAIIVCGTALSAGLLQLRR from the coding sequence TTGACATCCCTGCCCCCCACCAAGCCCTGGCGCACCGAGTTTGTTCTGCTCGCTGCCATCTGGGGTTCATCCTTTCTGTTCATGCGCCTGGGAGCCCAAGAGTTTGGCGCCATCCCGACGGCGGGCCTGCGGGTGTCCATTGCCGCCCTGTTTTTGGGACCGCTGTTGCTGTGGCGCGGGCTCTGGCCCCAACTGGCCAGGCATTGGAAAAAAATCTTTGTTGTCGGCGTGCTCAATTCCGCCATCCCGTTTGCCTGTTTTTCGTTTGCGCTCCTGTCCATCAGCACCGGTTTGTCCGCCATTCTGAACGCCACCGTGCCCTTGTTTGGTGCCATGATCGCCTGGCTCTGGCTCAAGGACCGGCCGCACGGCCTGCGCATTCTGGGTCTGTTGATTGGCTTTGCCGGCGTGGCGCTGCTGGCCTGGGACAAAGCCAGCTTCAAACCCGGCGCCTCGGGCCTGGCGACCGGCTGGGCCGTGCTGGCCTGCTTGACCGCGTGCCTGTGCTACGGCATCTCGGCAAGTTACACCAAACGTTATCTGAGCGGCCTGCCCTCGCTGGTGACAGCCACCGGCAGCCAGTTTGGGGCCACCCTGGGCCTGGCGCTGCCCACCCTGTGGCTGTGGCCGACGCGCGCGCCGGGCACCACGGCCTGGCTGGCGCTGCTGGCCGTCGGCGTGCTGTGCACCGGTGTCGCCTACATCCTGTACTTCCGGCTGATCGAGAACCTGGGGCCGGCGCGCTCGCTGACGGTGACCTTTGCGATACCGGTGTTTGCGGTGATTTACGGCGTCATCTTCTTGGGCGAGGTGGTTTCGCTGTGGATGCTCTTGTGCGCCGCCATCATCGTCTGCGGCACCGCGCTATCGGCGGGCCTGCTCCAGCTGCGCCGCTGA